A genomic region of Runella rosea contains the following coding sequences:
- a CDS encoding GLPGLI family protein, whose product MKTTIIALFSLFYIFQTVPPKAYKVSYRLVYQPDSTNSKRVGAETFFLYLNKGESSIFGSEGRFKSDSIRDLVNKGVLPQNIQMDSEYRFKTNFRYFVCKEYTKAETMVHEALSTDRFIYPINTLDWKILTQQDSVAGYLCTKATTSYAGRDYEAWFTTEIPIADGPHVFKGLPGLIVKLNDVRNHYVFVMQSFQEDKIERTYKPVYMSSAPVPTDRAKVFSLRTEFRKDRFEYISRRTGRNFKSGTFTTPDGVTKPASEARVDRSWDNNPLELKP is encoded by the coding sequence GTGAAAACTACAATCATCGCATTATTTTCTTTATTTTACATATTTCAAACTGTACCGCCAAAAGCGTACAAGGTTAGTTATCGTCTTGTTTATCAACCCGATTCAACCAATAGTAAGCGCGTTGGCGCTGAGACTTTCTTTCTTTATCTGAACAAAGGAGAGTCGTCAATATTTGGGTCGGAAGGTCGTTTCAAAAGTGACTCCATTAGGGATTTGGTGAATAAAGGTGTTCTGCCCCAAAATATTCAAATGGATAGTGAGTATAGATTTAAGACTAATTTTAGATATTTTGTATGTAAAGAATATACCAAAGCAGAAACCATGGTTCACGAAGCCCTCAGTACCGACCGATTTATCTATCCTATAAATACATTGGATTGGAAAATCCTGACACAACAAGATAGTGTAGCGGGGTATCTTTGTACAAAAGCAACAACAAGTTACGCTGGCCGAGACTATGAGGCTTGGTTTACGACCGAAATTCCCATTGCCGATGGCCCTCACGTATTCAAAGGATTGCCAGGATTGATTGTAAAACTCAACGATGTGCGTAACCATTATGTATTTGTAATGCAAAGCTTTCAAGAAGATAAAATAGAAAGAACCTACAAGCCTGTTTATATGAGTTCAGCACCAGTGCCAACTGACCGAGCAAAGGTATTTTCGCTACGAACTGAGTTTAGAAAAGATAGATTCGAGTACATAAGCCGTAGAACTGGCCGTAATTTTAAAAGCGGAACCTTCACCACCCCAGATGGAGTGACCAAACCCGCCAGCGAGGCCAGAGTCGACCGCAGTTGGGATAACAACCCCCTCGAATTAAAACCTTAA
- a CDS encoding carboxypeptidase-like regulatory domain-containing protein, whose product MKHWWVLGLLVLNSAFGQVVITGKITQANQTPLASTNITLHVPRSSAILAFAIADKSGFYSIPVKSMTDTLVLKVYRLGYATQQRTVLNKTQEVNFELSEQEIKLKEVVVKEKPITRSGDTLSYSVNAFKTQSDRAIGDVIRRLPGIEVQPDGKILYQGKAINKYYIEGLDLLDGRYNLANENLPADAVSKVEVLENHQPVRMLDSLVFSENAALNIRLKNKITTTGTARLGVGASPFLWEANVTPMLFTRGQQLIASYQTNNIGQNIGRQIKTLTREDVLNPFEKEPAKIVWARVMPLAAPTFSDTRWLDNKAHLGTINFLKKLPKGYEFRVNLSYLNDHQLQIGRTQTINYIPTDTINILEEKRNSFVFRILEGSFMLQKNDRGQYFKNQFSFKRQWDSETGLLLLNANPLTQRVSSPFYALSNHLKDIIKIKKQVLTLQSFMSLQNAPQSLSVTPGPFLGLINNNLTYNRLSQEVILRSFFTHNMVSLTKGFGRGLSVSPQVGFQVENQRLQSQLARGEEVLELVGGTFENQLDWKNIRICQITKPVS is encoded by the coding sequence ATGAAGCATTGGTGGGTTTTGGGGCTATTGGTATTGAACAGTGCTTTTGGGCAGGTTGTTATAACGGGCAAAATTACCCAAGCCAATCAAACTCCTCTTGCCAGTACAAATATTACGCTTCATGTGCCGCGCTCGTCGGCTATATTGGCATTTGCAATTGCAGATAAATCGGGCTTTTATTCGATTCCGGTCAAGTCGATGACCGATACGCTAGTATTGAAAGTGTATCGGCTGGGCTATGCCACGCAACAACGCACCGTGTTAAATAAAACGCAAGAAGTAAATTTTGAACTGTCGGAGCAGGAAATCAAACTCAAAGAAGTTGTAGTAAAAGAAAAGCCCATTACGCGTAGTGGCGATACGCTCTCGTACTCGGTCAATGCCTTCAAGACGCAGTCAGACCGCGCCATTGGTGATGTCATTAGGCGGCTACCGGGCATCGAAGTACAGCCAGATGGTAAAATTTTATACCAAGGCAAAGCCATCAACAAATACTACATTGAAGGGCTAGATTTATTAGATGGTCGTTATAACTTGGCCAATGAAAACCTGCCTGCCGATGCCGTTTCGAAGGTAGAGGTTTTAGAAAATCACCAACCTGTGCGAATGCTTGATAGTTTGGTGTTTTCGGAAAATGCCGCGCTCAACATCCGCCTCAAAAACAAAATAACTACTACCGGTACCGCCCGTTTGGGCGTAGGAGCAAGCCCGTTTTTGTGGGAAGCCAACGTTACTCCGATGCTTTTTACACGTGGCCAGCAGTTGATAGCCTCTTACCAAACAAACAATATTGGGCAAAACATAGGCCGTCAGATCAAAACGCTGACGAGAGAAGATGTGCTCAATCCATTTGAAAAAGAGCCTGCCAAGATAGTATGGGCGCGTGTAATGCCACTGGCAGCGCCAACCTTCTCTGACACGCGCTGGCTTGACAACAAAGCGCATTTGGGAACGATTAATTTCTTAAAAAAACTCCCGAAAGGCTACGAGTTTCGCGTCAACTTATCTTACCTAAACGACCACCAGCTACAAATAGGACGAACTCAAACTATCAATTATATACCTACGGATACCATTAATATCTTAGAAGAAAAACGTAACAGTTTTGTTTTCAGGATATTGGAGGGGAGTTTTATGCTTCAAAAAAACGACCGAGGCCAATATTTCAAAAATCAGTTTTCGTTTAAGCGGCAATGGGACAGCGAAACTGGGCTTCTTTTGCTCAATGCTAATCCTCTGACGCAGCGCGTGAGTAGCCCATTTTATGCTCTTTCCAATCATTTGAAGGATATTATCAAAATCAAAAAGCAAGTACTTACGTTGCAGTCTTTTATGAGTTTGCAAAACGCACCGCAGTCGCTATCCGTTACGCCTGGGCCGTTTTTAGGACTGATTAATAACAACTTAACCTACAATAGACTAAGTCAAGAGGTAATTTTACGTAGTTTTTTTACGCACAACATGGTTAGCCTCACGAAGGGGTTTGGTCGGGGCTTATCGGTGTCGCCACAAGTTGGTTTTCAGGTAGAAAACCAGCGCTTGCAAAGCCAACTAGCGCGTGGTGAGGAGGTATTAGAACTTGTCGGTGGCACTTTTGAAAATCAGTTGGACTGGAAAAATATACGCATATGCCAAATTACAAAGCCAGTATCGTAG